In Deltaproteobacteria bacterium, the sequence CCCTGCCCCGGCCCGAACACCCGCGCCGTCGCGGCGCTGATGGGGAAGTCGCCACGGGGCACCACCCGCACCGCGTTGAGATCCAATTCCTCCAGGCCGCAGCCGGGCAGCGCCACCAGCGTCGCGCGGATCTCGTCGCCGCAGCCCCCCGACGCCAGCCACAGCGCCACAGCCCACGCCCGCGCAGGCCGGCAGCGCGCGCGCAGGCGGGCATCGGCGTGCGTCGCGGCCGTCACGTCCCCGCATGCTACCATGGCGGCCTTGTCCGCGGTGAGCAGCGACGACTCGCGCACCGACTTGCTGACCAGCAGCGAGACCTCGCTGTCCTTCGGCAAGTACCGGCTGACGCGGCTGTTGGCCCGCGGCGGCATGGGCGAGGTCTACCTCGCGCGACTGGTCGGCGAGCTCGGCTTCGAGAAGAAGCTCGTCATCAAGACCATCTTGCCCGAGCTGGCCGCCAAGCCCCGCTTCGTCGACATGTTCGCGGCCGAGGCCAAGACCGCGGTCGCGCTCTCGCACGGCAACATCGTGCCGATCTACGAGCTGGGTCGCGCCGGCGACACGTTCTACATCGTGATGGGCCACGTCGACGGGCCCTCGCTGTCGAGTGTGCTCGAGCGCTGCCGCGTCAGCGAGCGTGCGCTCGAGCTCGGCGCCGCGCTGCACATCGCCCGTGGCGTGCTCACCGGCCTGGCCTACGCCCACACCGCCGAGCCCGGTCGCCCCGCCGTCGTGCACCGCGACATCACGCCGCGCAACGTGCTGGTCGACCGCTCGGGGCAGGTCCGCATCGTCGACTTCGGCATCGCGGCGCCGGCCGACGCCGAGGTCGACATGCGCGGCGGCTCGACCGGCTACGCCGCGCCCGAGCAGATGCGCGGTGACACGGTCGATCCCCGCGCCGACGTGTTCTCGGCGGCGTGCGTGCTGTACGAGCTGGTCACGCTCGAGCGCGCGTTCCCCCGCGAGGGCGTGTGGACCGCGCCCGATCTCTCGCTGCTGCCGAGCGAGCTGCGCGAGCCGGTCGGCGCGGCGCTGTCGCTCGAGGCCGCCGCGCGCCCGGCCGACGCCGGTGCGCTGCTGTCACGGCTGGGCCCCGCGTTCGCCCGTCACGCGGCCAGCTACGTGGACTCGCAGCTGGCCGCGCACCTGCGCGAGCTGTTCCCCGAGGGCTTCGAGGGCGGCGCCACGCAGCCGGCGATCGCCGGCTCGGCGGTCAAGCGTGGCGCGAAGGAGCGCCCGTCGACGCAGACCTTCGCCACCCGGCTCACCGTGATCACGCGCTCGCTGCCGGTCGAACCCCCGGCCACGGCCGCCGCGGGCGGCAGCGGGCGCACCAAGACCGTCGCGGTCGCGGCGGTGCTCGCCCTCGGCGTGGCCGCGCTCGGCTGGACCCTCGGTACCCGCAGCGGCGCCGAGGAGGCCGCGCGGACCCCCATCGCCGTCGACGATCCATCGACGCCCGCCGCCGGCGTCGGTGCGGCGCGCCCGGCCGCGCGGCCGGTGCCGGAGCGCGCGCCGAGCCTCGACGCGACCATGCCCGAGGGCAGCGGGCCGGCCGAGTCGATCGCCGCGTCCGAGGCCAGCACCCCCGGGTCGAGTTCGGCCGAGGCGAGCCCGCCGGCCGAGGACCCGCCGGCGCGGCCGACCACCGTCGCGCTCGCGGTGACGCCGGCCGACGCGATCGTCACCGTCGACGGGCGGGCCGCCGCCGACCACGGGGCCATCGAGATTCCCGCCGGCGGTGCCGAGGTCGTGGTCAAGCGCGCCGGCCACCTGCCGCGCACCTTCACCGTCGACCCGACGCATCCGTTGCCCGCGGCGGTGGTGTTGAAGCCGCGAGGTCCCGCCGGCGAGGGCACGCTGGCGGTGTTCGCGGGTAGCGTCGCGTGGGCCGAGGTCACCGTCGACGGCCGTCGCGTGGGCGCGACACCGATCAAGAAGCACGCGCTGCCCGAGGGCACGCACCGCGTGGTCGTGACCTGCACCGACGCGTGCCCGAGCCGCCAGGTGCTGCTGCAGCGCAGCGTCACGATCCGCGCCGGCGAGCTCACCCGCGTGGACGCCGAGTAGTCGAGCGTCAACGGCCGAGGAAGGAGTCGGTGTCGATGCCGTAGGCGGACTGCTTCGGCAGCGTGCCGACCACGGCGCCGGTGACCACCGCACCGACCACGACGGTGCCGAGCACCGTCCACACCCACGCGCGCCGGTACCACGGCTTGGTGGTCGGCGACGGCGGTGTGTCGCTGCCCGGACGCACGAGCTTCGGCCACGCGTCGTCGCTGGCGATGCGCTGCGCGGGATCGGGCTGCACCGCCGCGCGCAGGGCCGTGCGCGTGCCGTCTTCGATCGCGTCGAAGCGGCCGTACCACGGCATCGCGAACGCGTCGCCGCAGCGAAACGCTTGCACCCCGACCCGATTGCCGCGCAGGCGCACCAGCAGGATCTCGCGCAGCGCGAGCGCATCGCACGTGCGCTGCGCCGCCGCGGCGTCCTCGGGCAGGCCCACGGCGAGGATCTCCTCGGGCGGCGGCGGATCCCAGTCGGACTCGATGAACGCCGCGACCGGCCGCGCGCCGGGACGTCGCACCACCACCAGGTGTGATCCGGGCGGCACCGGACGCAGCCCCGCGCGACCGTCGAGCTCGACCAGCGCGTCGTCGCCCAGGGTGATGCGCGGCGTGGCCCAGCGCGCGCGCTCGCCGTCGAGCTCCGCAGCGATGCGCTGGTGCAGCGCGACCAGATCCGGCGGCATGCGTCGGGTGCTCGTGCGGGCCTCGGGGTCGTAGTGCAGCGCAGACCGCAGCTCCTGCTCGGCCGCCGCGATCGCGCCCTCGGTCCACTGCACCTGCGCGCGCAGCAGGTGCACCCGCACCAGCACCTGCGCGGCCCCGGGCGCGATGGGATCGGCCAGGAAGTCGGCGAGGATGGTGTCGCTGGCGGTGAGGGCCTCGGCCGACTGCCCGCTGCGGTAGAGCGCCTCGGCGGCCTCGAGCGCGGCCAGCCGCGCAACCTGGCGGTCGGCAACCTCGCGATCGATCTCGCCGGCGACGATCGCCCGCGCCCGTCGATCGGCGCCGTCGATCACCAGCGTGCCGCGCTTGCTGCCGCGCTGGGCCGCCTGCAGCACGCGTTGCTTCGCCGCGCGATCGACCGTAGCCTCGTCGTGCCACACGACGCCCACGAGATCCGTGGCCGGCGGCGGCGCGGCCACCGGGGGCAGGAGCAACGGCCACACCTTCGTCGCATTGTCATGGAGCGCCCCAAGCTACGCAACGTCGAACGCATCCCGCTGTCGCGCGCCGGTGAGGCGCTGCTGGTGCTGCGCGACCCCATGGGCCTGGCCGAGCCGTTCGCGATCGATGCCGAGTTTGCGCCGGTGCTCGACGCCCTCGACGGGCGGCGCACGCTCACGCAGGTGCGGCAGTCGCTGGCCATGACCGGCGGCCTGGTGCTCGACGCCGCCGACTTCGAGGCCTTCGTGGCACAGCTCGGCGAGGCCGGCCTGCTCGATGACGATCGCTTCCGCGAGCGGTGGGCCGCGGCCCACGAGGCCTTCCTCGCGGCGCCCTCGCGCGCGCCGATCCTCGCCGACGTGCTGTACGCGGCCGACCCGATCGCGCTGCGGCAGGAGCTGGCGGTGCTCGGCGCGGCCGAGTCGCTGGCGCAGGGCGGCCCCGCGCGCGCGATCGTCCTGCCCCACGCGCCCATCGATCTCGCAGCGCCCGAGCTGCGTGCCGCCCTTGGCGCGTTGCCGCCGGCGGCGAGCCTCGACGCGGTGATCCTGCTCGGCGCCGATCACCACCCGGGCCTGCTGCCCTACGCGCTGTGCGATCGCCCCTACGCGACCCCGCTGGGGACCACGGCGATCGCCGGCGATGTCGTCGACGCGCTGCGACGGCGACTGCCTTGGATCGATCGCGAGGCGATCCGTCACCGCGCCTCGCACAGCCTCGAGTGGGCGGTGCTGGCACTGCAGCACGCCTGGGGCGGCGCGATGCCGAAGGTGGTGCCGCTGCTCGCCGGCGCCACCGTGGTCGGCAAGGACGACCGTCTGCACGACGCCGTGGGCGAGCTGGTCGCGACGCTCGAGGCCTTGATGGAGGACGCGGCGGTGCTGATCGTCGGGGCCGCCGAGCTCACCCACGCCGGCCCCGCGTACGGCCGCCCCGCCCTGGACGACGCCGCGCGGGCCGAGCTCGCCGGCCGCGACGTCGAGGTGCTGGCCGCGCTGTGCCGCGGGCGCACGCGCGAGCTGTTGGCGCGCGCCGACGACCGCCTCGGTCAGGGGCGCCCCAGCGGTCTGCCGGTGCTGGCGACCCTGTGCGAGCTGTGCACCGAGGTCCGCGGCGAGGTCCTGGCCCAGCGACTGGCGCCCCTGCCGGCGCCGGCCTCGGGCGTCGTCGGGCTCGCCGCGGTGCGCTTCGCGGACGGCGTCCGTGCGCATGGGCACTGAAATGCCGCGCTGCGCCGGCGCGTCGCCGTCGTCACTGCAGGTGCTAACTTGGCCGCCGCGATGATCATTGGCTCGCTGTCCTTGCTCCGGGTGCTCACCGCGTTGGCGGGCCTCGAGCCCACCGCGTGGGCGACCGAGGGCGAGGTCGTCGTCACCCCGAGCGAGGTCGCGTTCGTCGAGGCGCGCCACGGCGAGACCGTCGTGCGTGGGCGACCGTGGGTGCCGCACAAGCGCATCGCGACCGTCGCCGGCGGCACCCGCTTCGCGGTCCGCGGTGAGGTCGCCAGTCGCGATGACGTCGGCTGTCACGGCAAGCTCTGGTACGCGGTCCGGCCGTTCGGCTTCGTGTGCTCCGAGCACGTCAAGCGCACCGAGCTCCCGCCCGAGCCCGGCGCCGCGATGCCGCCGCTGGCCGGCCGCCGCCTGCCCCACAGCTACGCGATCGTTCGGCACGACGGCGTGCCGGAGTACGCCAACGTCGAGGCCGTGCGCACCGGCGTGCTGCGACGCGAGCTGGTCAAGAGCATGAGCATCGTCGTGCGCAAGAGCATCGACGTCGACGGTGCCGAGTACATCGAGAGCCAGTACGGCTCACTCATCCCCCGCGAGGGCGTGGGTTGGATGGGCCAGGGCTCGGCGTGGTCGGGCGTGGTGCTCGAGGGCGTCGCCGCCGGGCCGGCGTTCGCATGGACCAACGGCGAGCACACGCAGGTGCGCGACGCCCCGCGCAGCGACGCCGCCAAGCTCCGCACACTGCCGCTGCGCGAGCGCGTGGCCTTGCTCGAGCCCAGCGGCGAGCATCGACCGGCGTGGTGGCGGATCGGCGAGGGCGAGTGGATCGACGCCGACGACCTCAACGAGGTCCACGTGATCGCACCGCCCGACGGCGTGGTGGTGCCCGAGCGCATGCGCACGACCGCCAACGACCAGTGGATCGACGTCGACATCGGCGAGCAGGTGCTGGTCGCGTACCGCGGCGAGACCCCCGTGTTCACCACCCTGGTCGCGACCGGCAAGAGCTCACCCACGCCGCTCGGCAACTATCCCATCTGGGCCAAGGTCGCGAGCATGGACATGGCCAACCAGGACTGGGAGGACAAGCCCTTCATGGTTCAGGGCGTGCCCTGGGTGCTGCTGTTCCAGGGCCACAACGCGATCCACGGCGCGTACTGGCACGACCGTTTCGGCAACCGTCGCAGTCACGACTGCGTCAACATGGCCCCGCTCGACACGCAATGGTTGTTCGACTAGGTCGGCCCCACGCTGCCACGCGGCTGGACCGGCTACCTGCCGAGCGACCTCAGCCACTCGGCGATCGTGCACGTGCGCGACAGCAGCCGACCCGAGGGGCTGGAGTTCACGCAGCAGCGCCCGATCGGGCCCCCGGATCCCGCGGAGGAGAAGCGCAAGACCGAGGCCGCCGAGCGCCGCCGCGCCGAGCAGGCGGCGCTCGAGGGCGACCTCGACGCCCCGCTGTGGCCGGCACCGGAGTGATCCCACGCCGCCGGCGGGATCGATTTCGTCCCGCGGCCGCAGCCACCGCGGGCAACTTTGCTAGTCTCCGCGGCCATGATCGCCCTTCGCCGCGTCGCCCGAGTCGTGTTCGCCCTGGGCCTGGCCGCCACCGTGCCGCCGCTGTCGGGCTGTGGGCCCAAGGGCCTGCAGAAGATCGCCGTGCCCACCGCCGGCGTGCACATGCGCTACGACCTCACGCCGGGGGCCAGCTACGCCGGTCACCTGCGCATCGGCAACACGCAGTCGTTCGACGGGCAGTCGATCAGCCAGGCGCTCGAGTGCGACGTGAAGATGGTCGTCGTCGGTGACGATCCGAAGGGTGCGCTCGTGCGTGCGACCTTCTCGAACGTCGATCTCAAGTGGGGCCTGCCGCCGTCGGCCCCGATGTCGCCGGCCGCCTTCGTCGCCGACGCGACCGCCAAGCTGCAGGGCATGAACGTGACCTTCAACGTCAAGCCCACGGGCGAGATCACCTTCATGCCGCCACCGCCCCAGGACGTGTCGGAGGAGCTGGGCCAGTTCATCGATCAGGTGCTGCGCGCCCTCGAAGAGGGCTTCTTGGTGGTGCCCGATCGCGCCGTGAAGGACGGCGAGAGCTGGGCCGAGGACGAGCACCGCGGCCGCAAGGGCAAGCTCGGTCGCTACGTCGAGGGCAAGGTCGAGACCAAGGTCGCCGGCATGTTCCGCGACGAGGCCCGCAAGCAAGACGTCGTGCGCCTCGAGATCGTCGAGAAGCGCAAAGAGGTCTTCACCACCAAGGACGGCAGCCGCACCACCGAGAGCGACACCAAGGCCACCGCGATGTTCTCGACCGCGGGCTTCCTCGCCGACGTGCGGGGCGAGTCCCGCGACTTCGATCCGGTCAACGGCATGAGCTTTCGGAAGGTCGACGTGAAGTGGGACAAGACCGCCGAGGGCACGGCGGCCGGCGTCGCCGACGGCGGCGACGTGCAGAGCATCGACGACCCCTGCGACCCCGACTACGTCGGCGAGAAGGAGTGCGCCGAGGGGGGCGACGTGCAGGCCATCACCGATCCCTGCGACCCCGACTACGTCGGCGAGAAGGAGTGCGCGACGCCGGCCCCCGAGACCGCGCCCGCACCGGAGACCGCGCCCGCGCCCACGCCCGCGCCGAAGTGACGCTCACGGCCCGGTGTGGCGCCGGGGCACCCGCTTCGAGAGGCCGCAGGTGATCTCGTACGGCACCGTGCCCGCCCAGCTCGCGAGCTCGTACAGATCGATCGCGCCCAGGCCCTGCCGGCCGAGCAACGTGACCTCCTCGCCGACCCGCACGTCGGGAAGATCGGTGACGTCGAGCATGCACACGTCCATCGTGATGTTGCCGACCACGTCGCAGCGATGGCCGCGGACCAGCATCTGCGCGCGGCCCGACATCGCCCGCGGGTAGCCATCGCCGTAGCCGACCGGCACGATCGCGAGTCGAGCGTCGCGCTGCAGCTGCGCGCGCCCGCCGTAGGACACGCGCACGCCCGCGGGCAGCTCGCGGATGCCGAGCACGCGGGAGTGCACCGACAGCGCCAGGCGCAGGCCCGCCAGCTGCACGTCGGCGCTGGAGGCCGCGCCGTACAGCGCGATGCCGGGGCGCACCATGTCGAAGTGGGCGCCGGCGAAGCGCACCAGCCCCGCAGAGTTGCACGCGTGGCGCAGCTGCGGCTGCAGCCCGCGCGCGGCGATGGTGCCGAGGCAATCCTGGAAGCACGCCAGCTGTCGCGCGCTCGACAGCTCGTCGTCGATCTCGTCGGCGCACGCCAGGTGCGTCATCACGCCCTCGAACGCGAGGGTGCGGCCGCCGTCGCGCGCGAGCCAGTCCAGCACCGGCGCGAGATCACGGGGCAGCAGGCCCAGCCGCGACATGCCGGTGTCGATCTTGAGGTGCACCGGCAGCGCGTGGGCACCCGTGCGGACGACCGCGGCCGAGAGCGGCTCGAGGTGATCGACGCTCCACACCACCGGTCGCAGGCGACGGTGCACCAAGACGTCGGCCGCGGTCGGCGGGACGCCGCCGAGCACGACCACCGGCGCGAGCACGCCGCCTTCGCGCAGCTCGACGCCCTCCTCGACCAGGCTGACCGCGAGGCCCCACGCGCCGGCATCGGCGAACGCGCGGGCGGCCTCCACCGCGCCGTGGCCATAGCCGTCGGCCTTGACCACCGCCAGCACGCGGGTCGCCGCGCCGACGTGGCGTGCGACCACCTGCAGGTTGCCCGCGAGCTGGGCGGTGTCGACCTTCGCGAAGGTCGGTCGCACGGTCACCGCGGCGGCACCGCTGCGCACGCCGAGGGCGGGTTCCGAGGGCACGGATGGGCTTATATCACGCGGTCGCGGGGTCATCGGCGGCGGGGGCCGTCGGCAGCGACGGCGTCGGTCGCCGCGACGCCTCGGCGCGCACCGGACATTCCCGCGCGCTCGGCGGGCGCCGGCGACGCTACGCGGCCGCGGTGCCGAGCAGGCGGGGGTCGAGGATCATGCGGCGGCCGCTCGAGCTGAGCAGGCCGTCGCGGGCCATCGCCGACAGCGTGCGCGACACCGTCTCGCGGCACGAGCCGACCATGCGGGCCAGCTCCGACTGCGTCGGCACCGGCGCCAACACCAGCGGCGTGCTGGCGGTCGCGCCGACGCGGCCCTGTCGACGGGCCAGGCGCACGAGCGTGCGACGCAGGCGCTCCTCGACATCGTGCAGCGCCAACGACGACGCCACGCTCTCGATGTCCCGCAGCTTGTCGGCCACCAGCTGGACCAGGCGCAGCAGCGTCTCCGGCTCGCGGCGCAGGTGGGCGGCGAGCACGTCCGCGGGGATGCGCAGCACCTCGACCGGCACCGCAGCGACCGCCGCGGTGGTCGCGAGCCCGCGATCGAAGGCACAGGTCTCACCCACCACGTCGCCGGGACCGACCGTCATCAGGATCAGATCGCGGTTGCCCTCGCCCGCCCGCACCAGGTTCACGCGGCCGCGCAGCACCACGTAGAGGCCATCGGGGGCGGCGCCCTCCTCGATGATGGGCGCGCCGGCGGGCTTGCGGATCCGCACCGCCGACTGTGCCAGTAGCTCGATCTCGGGCGCGCGGGCGGCGGTGAACGGTTCGACGCAGCTGAGGACATCGGCCACGGGCATCCGCTCGAGGGGGATGGTGTGCAGGCGGGAATCGGCGGGCGTCGGCATGGCAAGGGGTTAGAGCACGCGGCGTGCCATGGACCACACTCCGGCGACAAACTGCGAGCCCTTGGAAATGACTGCACAAATGCGCCTCGCTCCAGACCAAGCGGGGCGGGATCGGCTGTGGCGAAACCCCAACAGTGGCAGACGCAACAGACGACCGCGTGGCGTTTCACCGCACGGCTTTGGCGCAGCCCGCGGCAGCGCAGGGCCGCCAGCGGCATGCTATGCAGCCGGCGACGTGCACGCGGTCTCCGTCAACGGCGAGGCTCGAACGCTCGCGCCCGGCACCACCGTACTCGCGCTGCTGCAGCAGCTCGCGCTCGATCCACGGCATGTGGCGGTCGAGCGCAACCTCGAGATCGTCCCGCGCGCGCAGTGGTCGACGACCACGCTCGACGACGGCGATCGCCTCGAGGTCGTGACCTTCGTCGGAGGAGGATGAACATGGTCGAGCCCACCCACGCCGCCCCTGTCAACGATGTCGTGTCGCAGGACGACACATGGGTCCTCGCCGGACGCACGCTGCGCTCGCGACTGGTGGTCGGCACCGGCAAGTACAAGGACGCCGCGCAGACCCGTGCGGCGCTCGCGGCCAGTGGCGCCGAGATCGTCACCGTCGCGCTGCGGCGCGTCGATCTCTCGGCGAAGGACAACCTGCTGTCGTGGATCGATCGCGATCGCTACACGCTGCTGCCCAACACCGCCGGCTGCTACAGCGCCGAGGAGGCCGTGCGCACGCTCCGGCTCGCGCGCGAGCTGGGCATCGCGGATCTCGTCAAGCTCGAGGTCATCGGTGATCCGCGCACGCTGCTGCCCGACAACGAACAGACCCTGCGCGCCGCCAAGCTGCTGGTCGACGAAGGCTTCACGGTGCTGCCGTACGTCACCGACGATCCGATCGCGTGCCGCAAGCTGGCCGAGCTGGGCTGCGCCGCCGTGATGCCGCTGGCGGCACCGATCGGCAGCGGCATGGGCATCCGCAACCCCCACAACCTGCGCATGATCCTCGAAGCGGTGAACGTGCCGGTCATCGTCGACGCAGGGGTCGGCACCGCCAGCGACGCCACCGTCGCGATGGAGCTGGGGTGTGCCGGCGTGCTGCTCAACACCGCGATCGCCGAGGCCCGCGATCCGATCGCGATGGCGACCGCGATGCGGCTGGGCGTCGAGGCCGGGCGGCTGGCGTACCGCGCCGGACGCATGCCGATCCGCGGCCACGCCAACGCCAGCAGCCCCACCGCCGGCGCGATCGAGTAGCCGGTCGTGCTCGCACAGGTGCGGCTGCTGGCGATCACGCCGCCCGAAGGTGCCGCCGATCCGGCGCGCATCGATGCGTGGTTCGCCCACGGCGCGCGCGATCGCATCGCGATCTGGTTGCGCGTGCCCGGTGCCGCGCCGGCCCAGGTGATGAACGCCCACGCGGCGCTCGTGCACGCGGCGCGAGGCCGCGGCGTGCCGCTGCTGCTCGGCTGCGCCAGCGTCGACCTCGAGCGAGCGGCCTCGCTGGTCGCGGCCTATGCGATGGCCGGCGTGGTGCTGCGCGGCGACCCCGATCGCGACGCGCTCGCCGAGGCACGCGCGCGGCTGGGCCCGTCGGCGTGGGTGCTGCGCTCGTGCCACGACGCCGACGCGGCCGGGCACCCGCACTGCGACGCGACCGTACTCGGGCCGGTGTTCGCCCCGCGCACGCCGAAGCCGGGCGCCGCGACGCCGCTCGGCCCCGGCGCGCTCGCCCGCATGGCGCGAGCGCCGGGCGCCCGCGTGTTCGCGCTCGGCGGCATCGACGGCGGCAACGCCCTGGCCTGCATCACCGCGGGTGCCCACGGCCTGGCCGGCATCGCGGCCTTCTTCGGCGCGCCCGCGCAGGTCGCCGCCGACGTCGGCGCGATGGTCCGCGCGCTCGGCTAGTACCTCGACACAGCGATAGTGATGGGTCAGAACGCCGTCATGGCCGCGACTCCGCAAGGCGCCGTGCCGCCGGAATACCGGGCGTATTTCAAGGTGCGGCAACGCAGCGAGGCGCGGTCAGGGCGGTGTTATGGCCCGTCACTATCGCTGTGTCGAGGTACTAGTACCTCGAGCCAGCGGATCCGCCGCTTGTTTGGTCGTCGCGGCAAAGCTGCACCAAGATGTCGGCCACGTCGGCGCCCGAGCGCCCCTTTGCCATGGCCCGCGCCCCCGTCCCCGACTCGCCGCCCCCGCGCACCGGCGCGCGCACGTGGTCCTCGCGACTGGCGTGGGGCGTGCTCGTGGCCGGCGGCGGTCTGATCGCGCTGCGGGTCGCGTTCGCGACCGCGGTACCGGTGCACGGCGACGGCATGGCCCCGACCCTGCTCGACGGCGACCACGTGCTGCTGCTGCGCGGGACGTGGAGCGTCGATCGGGGCGACGTCGTGATCTACGCGGCGTCGCTGCCCACCGAGGTCGCGCCGGCCGCGACGCCGCGCGAGCGCGACGCACCGCGATCGCACCGCGAGGACGGCAGCGAGTTCCCCGATGCCCGCCGCGCACCCCAGGGTGAGCTGCGCAACACCGCGGTGGTCGACCCCGAGGAGCTCGGCGAGGCGCTCGACGAGAACTGGCGCGTGGTGCAGGCGCGCGCCGACGCCGGGCTCGCCACGCGCACGGCCTACCGCGTCGGCCGCGTGCTCGCGCGGCCCGGCGATCGCGTCGCGCTGGTGCGCGAGCGCGGCGGACTCGGCCTCGCGATCGAAGGCCAGCGCGTCGAACAGAAGGAGGGCGCGCCGCTCGAGCTGCGCCTCGAGTACGACGACGCCGCGCGAGCGCGCCGCGTGCTGTGGGAGCAGACCGGTCCCCGTCGCTACCAGGTGCTCGACACCGGTGCGGTCGCACCGCAGTGGCAGCAGCTGGTCGCCGCCGCGGCCGAGCTCGCCAGCCACGACGACGCCACGCCGCCGACCCACGACGACGACGAGGTGGTCGCGCCCGGCTATCTCGTGCTCGCCGACAACCGTGACGAGGGCCGCTGCTGCGACTCGCGCGTGCTGGGCTGGATCAGCCCCGAGGCGATCCGCGGCGAGGTCCTCGCGCGGCTGGGCGGCAACACCACCGCCGTGCCCGACCAGGCACCCGGCTCGCGCGGCTTCCAGTGGAAGCCCTGACGATGGGCCCGCTGCTTGCCCGTTGACGCGCCCGGGCCGGATCGCTAGAGTCCCGGCCCCAACAGGCCGCTTTAGCTCAGTCGGTAGAGCAACTGATTCGTAATCAGTAGGTCGGCGGTTCGAGTCCGCCAAGCGGCTCCGGTGCGGAGCTCCCCCTCCCGGCGCTTCACGCAGGCCCGAACACAGCCAGCGTGGTGATGCGCTCGAGCAACGAGGTGCGCGCGCTGCCGCGACCGGTCTCGAGATCGGTGACCGCCACGCGATCGAGGCGGTAGAGCGTGTCGCCCCCACCGCCGTCGCACGGCACCAGGAACTCGGCGATCGAGGAGATCGCGAAGCGATGGCCATCGCGGGCGCCGACGTCGAGCATGACGTGCCCCGGTAGGTACTCGAGCACGAGCCCCGTCGCGGACGCGTCGGCGATCGCGGCCAGCTTGGCGGCGTCGTCGAGGCCGGCGACGTCGACGGTGCGCACGCCGGCCAAGGCCTGCTGGCTCGAGTGGCGCGGCAGCGTCAGCCCGAACGGCAGCAGGGTATCGCGCAACCACTGCGAACAATCGCGACCGCCGTCGCGACCGCCCCACCCGTAGGGCGCACCGATCTGCGCGAACGCGGCCGAGAACACCGCGGCGCGCGTGAGCGCGGCGTAGCCTTCGACCACCGCGGCGTCGTTCTCGACGTGATCGTCGATCGGGCCCTTCGCCGCAGCGACGCGCACCCGGAACGCGCCATCGTCGTCGCGGCCGAGCAGCGGCAGACCCACGCCCATGCGCACCGGCACCCCCGCGCGGGTGCGAACGTCATCGCGCAAGGCGTGTAGCCGCGGCGCGTCGCGCCAGGCCATGCGATCGGCCTCGCTCAGCCGCGCCGACAACGTGTCGCCGCGGACCCAGCCCATCGTGTGGCCGGCGTCGACGAGCAACCACGCGCCCGCGTCGCTGCGCCCCAGCACGCGCAACAGCTCACCGGGGTGCAGCGTGCTGCAGAGGTTGCGATCGAAGGCGGGGTCATGGGGCGCCCGCAGCACCGCGCCCTCGATCGGGGCGCAGTAGAGCTGGCTCTGCGCCACCACGAGACGCGCGTGGTCGACCGGCTGCAGCGCGT encodes:
- the alr gene encoding alanine racemase, encoding MPSEPALGVRSGAAAVTVRPTFAKVDTAQLAGNLQVVARHVGAATRVLAVVKADGYGHGAVEAARAFADAGAWGLAVSLVEEGVELREGGVLAPVVVLGGVPPTAADVLVHRRLRPVVWSVDHLEPLSAAVVRTGAHALPVHLKIDTGMSRLGLLPRDLAPVLDWLARDGGRTLAFEGVMTHLACADEIDDELSSARQLACFQDCLGTIAARGLQPQLRHACNSAGLVRFAGAHFDMVRPGIALYGAASSADVQLAGLRLALSVHSRVLGIRELPAGVRVSYGGRAQLQRDARLAIVPVGYGDGYPRAMSGRAQMLVRGHRCDVVGNITMDVCMLDVTDLPDVRVGEEVTLLGRQGLGAIDLYELASWAGTVPYEITCGLSKRVPRRHTGP
- the thiS gene encoding sulfur carrier protein ThiS, producing MRLAPDQAGRDRLWRNPNSGRRNRRPRGVSPHGFGAARGSAGPPAACYAAGDVHAVSVNGEARTLAPGTTVLALLQQLALDPRHVAVERNLEIVPRAQWSTTTLDDGDRLEVVTFVGGG
- a CDS encoding Crp/Fnr family transcriptional regulator, translated to MPTPADSRLHTIPLERMPVADVLSCVEPFTAARAPEIELLAQSAVRIRKPAGAPIIEEGAAPDGLYVVLRGRVNLVRAGEGNRDLILMTVGPGDVVGETCAFDRGLATTAAVAAVPVEVLRIPADVLAAHLRREPETLLRLVQLVADKLRDIESVASSLALHDVEERLRRTLVRLARRQGRVGATASTPLVLAPVPTQSELARMVGSCRETVSRTLSAMARDGLLSSSGRRMILDPRLLGTAAA
- a CDS encoding thiazole synthase, which codes for MVEPTHAAPVNDVVSQDDTWVLAGRTLRSRLVVGTGKYKDAAQTRAALAASGAEIVTVALRRVDLSAKDNLLSWIDRDRYTLLPNTAGCYSAEEAVRTLRLARELGIADLVKLEVIGDPRTLLPDNEQTLRAAKLLVDEGFTVLPYVTDDPIACRKLAELGCAAVMPLAAPIGSGMGIRNPHNLRMILEAVNVPVIVDAGVGTASDATVAMELGCAGVLLNTAIAEARDPIAMATAMRLGVEAGRLAYRAGRMPIRGHANASSPTAGAIE
- a CDS encoding L,D-transpeptidase → MIIGSLSLLRVLTALAGLEPTAWATEGEVVVTPSEVAFVEARHGETVVRGRPWVPHKRIATVAGGTRFAVRGEVASRDDVGCHGKLWYAVRPFGFVCSEHVKRTELPPEPGAAMPPLAGRRLPHSYAIVRHDGVPEYANVEAVRTGVLRRELVKSMSIVVRKSIDVDGAEYIESQYGSLIPREGVGWMGQGSAWSGVVLEGVAAGPAFAWTNGEHTQVRDAPRSDAAKLRTLPLRERVALLEPSGEHRPAWWRIGEGEWIDADDLNEVHVIAPPDGVVVPERMRTTANDQWIDVDIGEQVLVAYRGETPVFTTLVATGKSSPTPLGNYPIWAKVASMDMANQDWEDKPFMVQGVPWVLLFQGHNAIHGAYWHDRFGNRRSHDCVNMAPLDTQWLFD
- the amrB gene encoding AmmeMemoRadiSam system protein B; amino-acid sequence: MERPKLRNVERIPLSRAGEALLVLRDPMGLAEPFAIDAEFAPVLDALDGRRTLTQVRQSLAMTGGLVLDAADFEAFVAQLGEAGLLDDDRFRERWAAAHEAFLAAPSRAPILADVLYAADPIALRQELAVLGAAESLAQGGPARAIVLPHAPIDLAAPELRAALGALPPAASLDAVILLGADHHPGLLPYALCDRPYATPLGTTAIAGDVVDALRRRLPWIDREAIRHRASHSLEWAVLALQHAWGGAMPKVVPLLAGATVVGKDDRLHDAVGELVATLEALMEDAAVLIVGAAELTHAGPAYGRPALDDAARAELAGRDVEVLAALCRGRTRELLARADDRLGQGRPSGLPVLATLCELCTEVRGEVLAQRLAPLPAPASGVVGLAAVRFADGVRAHGH
- a CDS encoding protein kinase, which translates into the protein MAALSAVSSDDSRTDLLTSSETSLSFGKYRLTRLLARGGMGEVYLARLVGELGFEKKLVIKTILPELAAKPRFVDMFAAEAKTAVALSHGNIVPIYELGRAGDTFYIVMGHVDGPSLSSVLERCRVSERALELGAALHIARGVLTGLAYAHTAEPGRPAVVHRDITPRNVLVDRSGQVRIVDFGIAAPADAEVDMRGGSTGYAAPEQMRGDTVDPRADVFSAACVLYELVTLERAFPREGVWTAPDLSLLPSELREPVGAALSLEAAARPADAGALLSRLGPAFARHAASYVDSQLAAHLRELFPEGFEGGATQPAIAGSAVKRGAKERPSTQTFATRLTVITRSLPVEPPATAAAGGSGRTKTVAVAAVLALGVAALGWTLGTRSGAEEAARTPIAVDDPSTPAAGVGAARPAARPVPERAPSLDATMPEGSGPAESIAASEASTPGSSSAEASPPAEDPPARPTTVALAVTPADAIVTVDGRAAADHGAIEIPAGGAEVVVKRAGHLPRTFTVDPTHPLPAAVVLKPRGPAGEGTLAVFAGSVAWAEVTVDGRRVGATPIKKHALPEGTHRVVVTCTDACPSRQVLLQRSVTIRAGELTRVDAE